The region TGATCAACTAATTCTTGTGTCTTAAAAAATAGTTTATCAACAATAAAACCCTCATAAGCAATTTCTGAGAGTAACATTATTTCTAATTTAGTATTGAAATCTTTATAAATAGCATCCCGTTCTAATCTTTTTTCTGCTGCCCATTTTTCTAGGAGAATTTTTAACGCTTCATTATATAACTCACTACGGTTTTTCGGTAAAGTTTGAGATTGATCATAAACTAAACAAATAAACGTTAATAATAAGGGAGTTTTCGCTAAATCTTTGGCCCCTGATTTTTTTTCTAATGCTGCTAAACATTTTTTAGCAGTTTCTGCCCTTTTATCCACATCAGAACAAAACCAATTATTAATAAACTGTTTAATTTGCGTGTCATCAAAATCAGCAATAATGACATCATTAAAATTATTGAATTGTTGGTTATAAGCAGCAGTACGACAAGAAATAATAAAACGATTATTTTTATAATCCTTGATAAACTCTCTAACTTGGGTTACAACTTTTTTGACAGTATTGTTGGGAACCTCATCTAAACCGTCCAATAAGATGATAAATTTTCCTGCTTGCAAACCTATTTTAATAAAATTGTCTACATTAGGAAAATCACAATCTTTGAAAGGTTGACTAATAATTTTAAGTAAATCAATGTCTTGAGTATTAGTAAACTGTTTAAGTTCTATAAAAACAGGAATACAGTTATAACTTAATGTACCTTTAATTGCTTCTAGTCCAACTTTTCGTAATAGAGTTGATTTTCCTGATCCTGGTGCGCCTAAAACTGTTAAATATTTATAAGTATTAGCGATTATAATTCCGCTTTGTTTATTATTTTCTGCCTCATCTAAATTATACTGTTGTCTAGTTCTAAAAGATTCTTGTATTCCTTCTAAATCAGTAAATTGCTGAATCAATTTTTTAGGTAATACTTTAACAGTTGTATAAATTTCCTCTAACTTTATGGGTTTACGCATTCCCAAAACTTGAAGACGACCATAATTTTTATAGTAGTTACTGATATATTGTTTAGCAGCTTGTGAAACTTTATCTTTATTTATTGGAAAAATATCTAAAATTAAATTAGTCAGATATTCAACTTTTGGGGGATCAATAGGTATGGGTTCAATTCTAATAATTTGGTCTAATGTAGCTGATTTTACTCCTGGTAATGACAAGGATTTGATAATTTCTTTTGCCGTACCTTCTACCACTAAAAAACGACTCGTTTTTCCCCCATTAATGGTTAAAGATAAATTGTTTAATGCTTCAACTGTTTGACCTACTGTTCCCGTTTCTAGTTGCTGTTTTCGTTGTTCAATTAATGCCTGACGGTATTCTATCCGAGACGAAAACTGAGACGGTTGTAACGTTTTAGTAGTTGATGTATTTGCTTCATCTTCTCCTAAAACCATCACCACTTGTAATATTTCATCCCCTTCAGCATCAGGTAATATTGTTAGTAAAAGAGGATCAATTTTTGCTTCTTGTTCAGGTGTAAGGTGCATAATATAAATATCCTAAATGGTAGGGTGGGCATTGCCCACCTTAAATTAGATAATAAAACTAATTAATTGTGGGTTACGACGGATAATAAAGTGTAGTAAAATGCCTAATTTTTTTGCCATCTAACCCACCATACAAGATCAAATTTAAGACAAATTTCCTATTTGAATTAATCCTAACCCTTGACGTTCTTTTGGTTGACCTAAATCTTGACATCGAGTGAACAATTCCTCCCGAAGATCGCTTATAGTAATATCAGGATACCTCTCTAATAATAAAGCAGCCACTCCAGACACGATTGGAGTCGCCATAGAAGTGCCATTCCAAGCTTCATAACCTCCTTAAATATTAACTAATAGCAAACTCGGTAAATTTGCGAATATCTGGAGTATGAAAGGCTAAAACAATATCACTTTTAGGGATACCTGCCGCTACTAATTCATTAGCAATTCCATCTTCAGTATTATCACATTGAATCCAAATTTTATTGTTAATAATTTCCAAATGAATTAAACAACTATGAAGATGTTCTTGATTATTCCATCCTTCAGAAATAATTAAATATTGGTCTGTTTCTTGGTCAAAAGCTGCCCGGTTACGAACTTTAACATTAGCGTAATAAATATTAAGATAAGGGGTTAGAACTTGACGAATAATTTTCCGATATTTTTCTAGTTTATCCATTGGGTAATTATCTCCTGTTCAGGCTCAAAAATAATTAGTTTTAGAGTGTTATCCTCTAATAATATTTGTCCTATCTCTTGACTAAATAAGCTGCTAAATATTATTGATCTAATTGCTAAATAAAGAATACGTTCTGAAAATTGACGTTGAAGAATTTTCTCATAAAGAACATATTGTCCTAATGCGTTTTTTAGATCTTCTACTTCTGATGTACCAATAAAACTTTTAACTTCTACAGCAATTTTTTGTCCTTTTTTGTCAGCGACTAATAGTTTTTCGGCTGCTATGTCAATAAAGATGTCTTTGTTTCCTATTTTAAGGCTTAATGGGTCATTGGTAATTGTCCATCCATCCTTAATTAGTGCATTTTTTACTGTATCATGATAAATATCTTTGGCGGGCATAAGTAAAAATAATTAGGGATTAATTATTAAATCTAGTGAGGAAAGGACAATCCCTAGGTTAATTATAGCTTATTATCAGATATATTAAAAGTAGAGAGTGCATCGACCTACAGATTTTATACTCAAGCTAGTTAATTAAGTGTAATAATTTATGACCATCAAAGCATTTGTGACGGGAGGAACCGGATTTATTGGCGCAAACTTAGTTAGATTTTTATTAGAAGAAGGCTATCAAGTATGTGCCTTAGTTCGTCCCCAAAGTTGTCTAGATAATCTAAAAAATCTGGATATGGAAATCGTTAAAAGTGATCTTAATGATCCCAATTTATCGAACAAAATGAAAGGCTGTCAAGTATTATTTCATGTAGCGGCTCATTATTCCCTATATCAATCAGATAAAGACCAACTTTATCAAAGTAATGTCTTAGGAACTCGTTCTATTTTAACCGCAGCTAAACAAGCAGGAATTGAACGAATAGTATACACCAGTTCAGTTGCTGCTATTGGGGTCGGAAACCCTGGTGAAATTGTTAACGAAACCCATCAAAGTCCTGTAGAAAAATTAGTTGGACATTACAAAAAATCTAAATATTGGGCCGAACAAGAAGCTTACAAAGCTGTTAAAAAAGGTCAAGATATTGTTATTGTTAATCCTAGCACTCCCGTTGGCCCTTGGGATATTAAACCAACCCCTACAGGAGAGATTATTTTACGATTTTTACGTCGTCAAATGCCCGCTTATGTCAATACTGGTTTAAATTTAATTGATGTACGAGACGTAGCGCGGGGTCATCTGTTAGCATTAGAAAAAGGGAAGACTGGAGAACGTTATATTTTAGGTAATCACAACCTAACATTTAAAGCCCTATTAGATGAATTATCTAACTTAACAGGGCTTAACTCTCCCCAACAAACTCTCCCCTTATGGCTTCCTTTAAGTATCGCTTGGATGGAAGAATATTTATTAGCCCCTTTAGGGAAAAAACCCTTAATTCCTATTGATGGAGTGCGAATGTCTAAACAACCAATGTATTACGATGCTTCCAAAGCAATTAATGAATTAGGTTTGTCACCTTCTCCCATTAAAAAAGCTTTACAAGATGCTATTAATTGGTTTATTGATTATGGGTATATTAAATAAGCCCTAACCCTAAAGTGTTGGGCTATAGGAACAAAGCCCGCCTGCGCGGGCTATCCGACGAATTATTAATATTTGAGCCTCTGAGCATTTCTACTAATTCCTAACTATATTATATGAACGTTTCAATTGACCATTGTTGGAATAAAATAGGGGTTGGAGGGGATAGTTCTTGTCCCCAATTAAAAACTGTTATACACTGTCGTAATTGTTCCGTTTATGGGGCAGCCGGACGAACTTTATTACAACGAGAAGCCCCTGATGGTTATTTAGAAGAATGGACAGAATTACTAACTCAAGAATTGCAACAACAGGGTACTTCTTCTACCCTAAAAAAAAGAGTATCTTTAGCCAGTGAATCAATGGCTTTGAGTGTTTTTCGAGTTGCCCAAGAATGGGTAGCCTTACCTGTTTCTGTCATCAAAGAAATTACTTATACTTGTCCTATTCATACTTTACCTCATCGCAGTAATCACGTTTTTTTGGGAATTGTTAATATTAGAGGTGAAATTCTAATGTGTATCTCTTTAAGAGATCTTTTAGGCTTACCTTTAGGTGATTTTAATAGTCATAATCAACGATCAAATGAGTTAAATATTAAAAATAAAAATAATATTAGTCCTGTTACTTATAAAAGAATGATAGTGTTAGAAATTCAAGCTAATCGTTGGGTTTTTCCTGTAGATGAAGTCTTAGGAGTGTATCGTTTTTCTCCTGATCAATTAAGAGATACTCCTGTGGTGATTTCTAAAACTCCTGATACCTACACTAAAAAAATTATAGCTTGGCAAGGCAAATATATTAATTATTTAGATCATGAATTAGTGTTTTATGAATTATTGTTTTATACTTTAAATCGGGCTTAGTTTATGTAAAAATTATAATTGCCATAAATTTTTATGATATGTATTATCTTAAAAATTTCTCTAATTCATCTAAAAGTGCTTGCTCATTTTTCCACATTTCGATTCCTTTATCTCTATATATTTTGGCAATGAAAGGAGCATTATTTTTACGGACAAATTCTTGCATTTTCACAATTTCCTTAAGAAAAATATTTGCCATATCTTGTCCTGACAATTGTTGAGAAGCTAAGACAAACATTTTAATCTTAGCTTGAGCAACGGCTATTCTTTCTACTTGATTTTTACTAATATTGGCATCTTTTGTTAATAGCACCCATCCTCTTTGACCTACTTCTGGCAACCAATCGACATCTTGGGCATTTGGGGCAAAATGTTCATCATGGATAGCAACCGTAATTCCGGCATTTCGTAGAGTTTCAACAATGCATTTCTTGCCAAGACAGCGATCAATAAAAAAAGTTATAGATTGCCCCTGACTCATGCAGCATTTCCTAATTCGCAACGGATAGCTTCTTCAATATCTTTATGATCGCAATCATAATCATAAGCCAGTTCTTCCATAGAATCTCCCGCCCAATACCGTTCTTTTAAGATACTAGTAGCCACCCCAGTATTAGCAATGACTAACCGACCAAAAGCGATACGAGGATCAATGACAACAATGCGGGGATTATTTTCTTCGTGAGAGCGAGTAAAAGGATAGAGTTTGATGGCTAATCCACTATCATCAGGTTCAATCCGTTCTAGATGAGTATTAAAGGCATTTTTTAATTCTCGTTGTCCCTTTTGAGAAGCATTAATTAAAGCCCCATATTTTTCAATAAACAGATCAACCCCATCCGTCCGAAACTGTTCCCGTGCTAGAGGATAAGGAATTTTAAACTCTTCATTAATATAATCTAGGGCTTCTCGGACTTTGTTGAGTTGAATTTGATGATCTTTACGAATTGCACGTAAAATATGAACTTCAATCAGATTAATAAAAGAGAGAAGATATGGTTTTTGTTGAGGGATATCAATGAGGGGATGAAAGAAGTTTAAACCATTGCTTATTGGGTACTTTCTTCCAATTGTCCATGAGCGAATCGTACTGCTCGAAATCCTCAGATAACGGGCAGCATCCCTAATAGAATAACTGGGAATCTCTCTAGGGTCTTTTCCTCCGTACAGGTTATTCATGGTCTGTTCACTATTACTTAACATCTTAATTATAAGAGGATTTTTATCTTAATTATTCAAAAGAAAATCTAATAACTTATCTGCCCCAAATCTAACCACATCAGTACAAGGTAGTCCGGTCGTTTCTTGGACGGTTTCTATCGCTTTTTTTGCATCTAATTCGTCTAAATGAAAAGTATTAAGGGCGATCGCTTTGACTTTTATCTCATCAGTCGTCCCCGCTACACTAGCAACACTTTCATACAATTCTATCACTTGTTTTAAGGGGGGAATAGCCACATCAGGAAGACGATTAATATGAGTTTGTCCGGCCCGATGAACTAAAATTAAATCTGTAGGTTGACTGCCTCGAATTAAGGGTAAAGTCGCAGTTGACCCTGGATGGCATAAAGAACCCTGTCCTTCTATCCATAAGACATCATAGTCATTTCCTGCCTCTAACACCATCTTTTCTACGGCCCCGGCCGCAAAATCTACCCGTATCGCATCTAAAGCAATACCTCCCCCAGAGATCATAATTCCCCCTTGTCCAGTTCCCAGGAATTTAGACTTAATTCCTCGTTTTTGGGCTGCATTATGACACTCTAAGCTAGTAGACATCTTACCGACAGACATATCGGTTCCTACGGTTAAAATACGCTGACAAACGAGCGATCTCGCTTTAGCTTTGCCGATACTTAACCCTGAAGGTTCTTGACGAATATCCCAAATCCATTGTTGGGGGTTTAAATTGGGGAAATTAGGGGCTAAAGGGGTATGTAAGCCATTAACAACCGATAATCCAGCAATAATTCCCTGTTTTATTTCTTCTTTCCACGCATCGGGTAAAATGCCCCCAGAAGGAGCAATACCTATTAATAATACATCAGGATCGCAAGTTAAAGCAGCTTGAACGCTCGATACAATGGGAATATGTTTAGGGATACCTGTTAGCTGTTTTAACGACTCTCCAGCGCATTCAGCATCAATCACCGCCACAATAGAAGCTTGTCCGTAACGTAAATAAGCTAATCCTGTTTTACCATGAGTTCCTTTTATTCCTTCATGAAGTAAGATCGCTACACGATGATTTGCTGTTAGATAGTTCATATTGTGTAAAATTAATATTATGCCCAAAAAAAAGAGCCAGTGACATTTTAATTCACTAGCTAAATTTAACGAGATTTCAAAAAAATTAGTGACCGTTACCGACAAACGCAACGGTTAAGCTATCATGAGTCAAGAAATGATCTAAATGATAAGCCCGTTCTTCAGTTTTGAGAAGAATTTGCTCATACATATAACGAGTCGCTCTATCGCCTAAACTTTCAGCTTGGGCTGCTTGACGGCGTAATACTTGAATCATCGCTTGTTCAGCTACTAAGTCATGCTCAACCATTTTACGACAGTCATACATCCCGTCGGGTTCTGATTCAAAACAGCATAACTCAGCTAATTTAGCAAAACTAGCAACTGGAATACCGCCTAACCCATTTAAGCGTTCTGCCAAGTCATGAACGTGGCCACGAACTGCGCCATAGCTTTCGCTAAAGAATTCGTGTAAAGAATAGAATTCTGAACCTTCTACGACAAAATGGTGTTTTTCGTATTGCAAAAACAATCCCTGAAAACTTGCGATCAGTACATTTAAACCTTCGCAAACGGGGACTGTCACACTTTTGTCTAGCAAGATGGGATTTTCTCCCACTTCACCAAAAGTACGGAGTAAGCCTTGAGCGGTTGCCATTTGTGTGTTCCCTTCTTAACTACACATCATATTAACAAAATACCGTATTTTAGCAACAGTTTATCGCCACTCACTAAAATCCTCCACAAAAATTTATTTTTGTTTTATTCACCTTGGAAAAGTCTCAACAGGGTTTTTTCCTCATGTGGAGCGGATCAGTATTTAAAAATAATTGAGAATTATTAGCGTTTGTCTGGTATGATAAATACGGAAACAATGACAATCTCATTGTAGTTATTGACAGCCTCCTTTAAAAATCCTCTGAAAGCCCAATATCTCAGGAAAGAGGGGGGGTGAACGGTTACATCTTATTTATCTGTCAGGGTCAATGAACTCACCTAATCTTCCCTTAGAACTCACTCAAGTGCTGCAAGTTGATTGGAGCGATCGCTGGAGTGTGTATTACCGCCTTCAGGAATTAGAGATTCTCTGTCATTGCTCAGCCTATAAACCCTT is a window of Aphanothece sacrum FPU1 DNA encoding:
- the hpnA gene encoding hopanoid-associated sugar epimerase, producing the protein MTIKAFVTGGTGFIGANLVRFLLEEGYQVCALVRPQSCLDNLKNLDMEIVKSDLNDPNLSNKMKGCQVLFHVAAHYSLYQSDKDQLYQSNVLGTRSILTAAKQAGIERIVYTSSVAAIGVGNPGEIVNETHQSPVEKLVGHYKKSKYWAEQEAYKAVKKGQDIVIVNPSTPVGPWDIKPTPTGEIILRFLRRQMPAYVNTGLNLIDVRDVARGHLLALEKGKTGERYILGNHNLTFKALLDELSNLTGLNSPQQTLPLWLPLSIAWMEEYLLAPLGKKPLIPIDGVRMSKQPMYYDASKAINELGLSPSPIKKALQDAINWFIDYGYIK
- a CDS encoding Asr1405/Asl0597 family protein; the protein is MNSPNLPLELTQVLQVDWSDRWSVYYRLQELEILCHCSAYKPLQVKLYSATSLIQVWSVIKQHSASREELIDWLNDCWHDRTT
- a CDS encoding XisH family protein codes for the protein MPAKDIYHDTVKNALIKDGWTITNDPLSLKIGNKDIFIDIAAEKLLVADKKGQKIAVEVKSFIGTSEVEDLKNALGQYVLYEKILQRQFSERILYLAIRSIIFSSLFSQEIGQILLEDNTLKLIIFEPEQEIITQWIN
- a CDS encoding XisI protein, translated to MDKLEKYRKIIRQVLTPYLNIYYANVKVRNRAAFDQETDQYLIISEGWNNQEHLHSCLIHLEIINNKIWIQCDNTEDGIANELVAAGIPKSDIVLAFHTPDIRKFTEFAIS
- a CDS encoding NACHT domain-containing protein: MHLTPEQEAKIDPLLLTILPDAEGDEILQVVMVLGEDEANTSTTKTLQPSQFSSRIEYRQALIEQRKQQLETGTVGQTVEALNNLSLTINGGKTSRFLVVEGTAKEIIKSLSLPGVKSATLDQIIRIEPIPIDPPKVEYLTNLILDIFPINKDKVSQAAKQYISNYYKNYGRLQVLGMRKPIKLEEIYTTVKVLPKKLIQQFTDLEGIQESFRTRQQYNLDEAENNKQSGIIIANTYKYLTVLGAPGSGKSTLLRKVGLEAIKGTLSYNCIPVFIELKQFTNTQDIDLLKIISQPFKDCDFPNVDNFIKIGLQAGKFIILLDGLDEVPNNTVKKVVTQVREFIKDYKNNRFIISCRTAAYNQQFNNFNDVIIADFDDTQIKQFINNWFCSDVDKRAETAKKCLAALEKKSGAKDLAKTPLLLTFICLVYDQSQTLPKNRSELYNEALKILLEKWAAEKRLERDAIYKDFNTKLEIMLLSEIAYEGFIVDKLFFKTQELVDQIKTFLARNLNAPQDLDGEAVLNAIAIQQGILVERLDNIYSFSHLTLQEYLTAKYIVDNHLIEQTVNKYVTETRWKEVFILIAGLMEGSTGADQLLLYMENKALSYIKSLSDNHRFIKLLEWAETKTKNSPADLTPVAKRVVANANANTYANANANTYANTNANAYAYAYANTYVYTYANANANAYAYAYALKVFIQFIDKIEAAPPLFSGVNLQKLRDQLQLLNTLIPNEKEAREVHRTFAKKLLETWLNAFDLTLDMISLSLKEVKELDQQYFYIYHLILQCKDGAILVTDETWKAIEERMYRVPSS
- a CDS encoding DUF433 domain-containing protein; this encodes MNNLYGGKDPREIPSYSIRDAARYLRISSSTIRSWTIGRKYPISNGLNFFHPLIDIPQQKPYLLSFINLIEVHILRAIRKDHQIQLNKVREALDYINEEFKIPYPLAREQFRTDGVDLFIEKYGALINASQKGQRELKNAFNTHLERIEPDDSGLAIKLYPFTRSHEENNPRIVVIDPRIAFGRLVIANTGVATSILKERYWAGDSMEELAYDYDCDHKDIEEAIRCELGNAA
- a CDS encoding chemotaxis protein CheW; protein product: MNVSIDHCWNKIGVGGDSSCPQLKTVIHCRNCSVYGAAGRTLLQREAPDGYLEEWTELLTQELQQQGTSSTLKKRVSLASESMALSVFRVAQEWVALPVSVIKEITYTCPIHTLPHRSNHVFLGIVNIRGEILMCISLRDLLGLPLGDFNSHNQRSNELNIKNKNNISPVTYKRMIVLEIQANRWVFPVDEVLGVYRFSPDQLRDTPVVISKTPDTYTKKIIAWQGKYINYLDHELVFYELLFYTLNRA
- a CDS encoding DUF1611 domain-containing protein, which produces MNYLTANHRVAILLHEGIKGTHGKTGLAYLRYGQASIVAVIDAECAGESLKQLTGIPKHIPIVSSVQAALTCDPDVLLIGIAPSGGILPDAWKEEIKQGIIAGLSVVNGLHTPLAPNFPNLNPQQWIWDIRQEPSGLSIGKAKARSLVCQRILTVGTDMSVGKMSTSLECHNAAQKRGIKSKFLGTGQGGIMISGGGIALDAIRVDFAAGAVEKMVLEAGNDYDVLWIEGQGSLCHPGSTATLPLIRGSQPTDLILVHRAGQTHINRLPDVAIPPLKQVIELYESVASVAGTTDEIKVKAIALNTFHLDELDAKKAIETVQETTGLPCTDVVRFGADKLLDFLLNN
- a CDS encoding Dps family protein; the protein is MATAQGLLRTFGEVGENPILLDKSVTVPVCEGLNVLIASFQGLFLQYEKHHFVVEGSEFYSLHEFFSESYGAVRGHVHDLAERLNGLGGIPVASFAKLAELCCFESEPDGMYDCRKMVEHDLVAEQAMIQVLRRQAAQAESLGDRATRYMYEQILLKTEERAYHLDHFLTHDSLTVAFVGNGH